A DNA window from Planctomycetota bacterium contains the following coding sequences:
- the glmM gene encoding phosphoglucosamine mutase, producing MDSAPLMLSVSGARGIVGQSMTPEVAVAFGLAFGSWLRDHVEGTPRVITGRDGRHSGAALLESAIAGLASTGCRVTDLGVAMTPTVGVMVLHDKADGALISTASHNPIEWNGFKCLDASGAAPPAAQANAIIERFKAMGRAPAVSAPATPVARRHDADEIHVQRVLKLIDRDAIRAAKLSVVVDSVNGAGCHAVRVLLKALGVHLEHLNGEVTGQFAHTPEPIEANLRQLAGAVAKGGFACGFAQDPDADRLAIVDERGRFIGEEYTLALCALRVLERGGPGAMATNLSTSRMIDSVAAMFPGSRVLRSAVGEANVVSAMKAAHCVVGGEGNGGVIWPSVCWIRDSLSGIALTLELLAKRGTPLSTIVSEIPAVSMIKRKLELAGIGGIAAVRPALERVTKSFAKAKLDTTDGVRIDLPEGWVHLRASNTEPIIRLIAEAGSVKAANDLADEVAASAGLPS from the coding sequence ATGGACTCAGCGCCCCTGATGCTCAGCGTCTCCGGTGCCCGCGGCATCGTGGGGCAAAGCATGACGCCGGAGGTGGCCGTCGCGTTCGGCCTTGCATTCGGATCGTGGCTGCGCGACCACGTCGAGGGGACGCCGCGGGTCATCACCGGGCGCGACGGGCGCCACAGCGGTGCGGCGCTGCTGGAGTCGGCGATTGCGGGTCTCGCCTCCACCGGCTGCCGCGTCACCGATCTCGGCGTGGCCATGACGCCGACCGTCGGCGTGATGGTGCTGCACGACAAGGCGGATGGCGCCCTGATCTCGACGGCGAGCCACAACCCAATCGAGTGGAACGGCTTCAAGTGCCTCGACGCTTCGGGCGCGGCGCCGCCGGCTGCCCAAGCCAACGCCATCATCGAGCGCTTCAAGGCCATGGGCAGGGCCCCCGCCGTATCCGCGCCGGCGACTCCGGTCGCGCGGCGCCACGACGCGGATGAAATCCACGTGCAGCGCGTCTTGAAGCTGATCGACCGCGATGCGATCCGCGCCGCGAAACTGAGCGTGGTGGTCGACAGCGTCAATGGCGCGGGCTGCCACGCGGTTCGAGTGCTGCTGAAGGCATTGGGCGTGCACCTTGAGCATCTCAACGGCGAGGTGACCGGCCAATTCGCCCACACGCCGGAACCCATCGAGGCCAATCTGCGGCAACTGGCCGGCGCGGTGGCCAAGGGTGGCTTCGCCTGCGGGTTCGCCCAGGATCCCGATGCCGACCGGCTGGCGATCGTGGATGAGCGCGGACGATTCATCGGCGAGGAATACACGCTCGCCCTCTGCGCGCTGCGCGTGCTGGAGCGCGGCGGCCCCGGCGCCATGGCGACCAACCTCAGCACCAGCCGGATGATCGACTCGGTGGCGGCGATGTTCCCCGGCAGCCGGGTGCTGCGCAGCGCGGTCGGCGAGGCGAATGTGGTCTCGGCGATGAAGGCGGCGCACTGCGTGGTCGGCGGCGAGGGCAATGGCGGCGTGATCTGGCCGAGCGTCTGCTGGATCCGCGATTCGCTCAGCGGCATCGCGCTGACGCTTGAACTGCTGGCGAAGCGCGGCACACCGCTGTCGACGATCGTTTCGGAAATACCCGCCGTGTCGATGATCAAGCGCAAGCTCGAGCTCGCCGGCATCGGCGGCATCGCTGCGGTGCGGCCTGCTCTCGAGCGCGTGACCAAGTCCTTCGCCAAAGCCAAGCTCGACACCACCGACGGCGTGCGCATCGACCTGCCCGAGGGCTGGGTGCATCTGCGCGCCAGCAACACCGAGCCGATCATCCGGCTGATCGCCGAGGCGGGCAGCGTGAAGGCGGCCAACGACCTGGCCGACGAAGTCGCCGCCAGCGCCGGTTTGCCTTCGTAA
- a CDS encoding 6-carboxytetrahydropterin synthase encodes MFELRVRRIFPAAHAIVMAGVREPMHGHNWEVTVAVCGGRLDGDGLLCDFHALERSLDETIRPFMNRSLNETAPFDKINPTAEHVARHIAKKMMTGLPGGVRVKEVRVTEAPQCEACYQPLEEATA; translated from the coding sequence ATGTTCGAGCTCCGCGTTCGCCGCATTTTTCCGGCCGCCCACGCCATCGTGATGGCGGGGGTGCGCGAGCCCATGCATGGGCACAACTGGGAAGTCACGGTGGCGGTGTGCGGCGGCCGGCTCGACGGCGACGGCCTGCTCTGCGACTTCCACGCGTTGGAGCGCTCCCTCGACGAGACGATCCGCCCCTTCATGAACCGCTCCCTCAATGAGACGGCGCCCTTCGACAAGATCAATCCCACCGCCGAGCATGTGGCCCGGCACATCGCGAAAAAGATGATGACCGGACTTCCCGGCGGCGTCCGCGTGAAGGAAGTCCGCGTGACCGAGGCCCCGCAGTGCGAGGCGTGCTACCAGCCCCTCGAGGAGGCGACGGCTTGA
- the ppk1 gene encoding polyphosphate kinase 1 codes for MKRERIHLDPIATDASTGSEAAPAPLTDPARFLNRDFEWLEFNRRVLDVAGDAGVPLLERVRFLSIFSNNLDEFFMKRVGSLRNQIEEGRAGPVVEALTPTQQFAGIRDRVQAMGKAQAGLLKNELSRALLESGIELLKWEGLDIDEQNEARKWFRHNVFPILTPLAVDPGHRFPFISNMSVSLGVMLQRPGESEQLFARVKVPEIPSRLYRVPGTRRWTTLQDIIEHNLDELFPGMEILKVLPFRVTRNAEIDNDNDDADDLLEAIQQQLRERRFARVVRMEIPSDANPRILKFLMDELEIDEADIYESDGLLDYGALNEIADLDDADLHYTPWTPLKPVDYDHGNYDLFARIRRGDVLLHHPYESFEASVEQFIEQAAKDPKVLCIKQSLYRTSGDSPFISSLIQAAESGKQVAVLVELRARFDEARNIRWARKLEDAGVHVAYGVVGLKTHTKTALVVRQEADGIRCYGHIGTGNYNSKTAKLYEDIGLLTCHPEITEDLTGLFNYMTGRSRQRDYQRLLIAPVAMKKRFVQLIDQEIELTKPGRPGRIIAKMNQLEDRGIMDALYKASQAGVQIDLIVRGFCCLRPGVPGLSENIRVRSIVGRFLEHSRIFWFQAGKQDPLEGEMYIGSADWMYRNLQTRVEAATPILLAEHRARLWEVIQTCLNDCRQAWQMRGDGTYERVRWDHLDAADPRAIGVHQFLMNSETQRHRRLSHPNTL; via the coding sequence TTGAAACGCGAGCGCATCCATCTCGATCCCATCGCCACCGACGCCAGCACCGGCAGCGAGGCCGCGCCCGCTCCGCTGACGGATCCCGCCCGCTTTCTCAACCGCGACTTCGAGTGGCTCGAGTTCAACCGGCGCGTCCTGGATGTCGCCGGCGACGCGGGCGTTCCGCTGCTGGAGCGGGTCCGCTTCCTCTCGATCTTCTCCAACAACCTCGACGAATTCTTCATGAAGCGGGTGGGCTCGCTGCGCAACCAGATCGAGGAGGGCCGCGCCGGCCCGGTGGTGGAGGCGCTCACCCCCACGCAGCAGTTCGCCGGCATCCGCGACCGCGTGCAGGCCATGGGCAAGGCGCAGGCGGGACTGCTCAAGAACGAGCTCTCGCGGGCGCTGCTGGAGAGCGGCATCGAACTGCTCAAGTGGGAGGGGCTGGACATCGACGAGCAGAACGAGGCCCGCAAATGGTTCCGCCACAATGTCTTCCCGATCCTGACGCCGCTGGCCGTCGATCCGGGACACCGCTTCCCCTTCATCTCCAACATGAGCGTGAGCCTGGGCGTGATGCTGCAGCGGCCGGGCGAAAGCGAGCAGCTCTTCGCGCGGGTCAAGGTGCCGGAGATTCCCTCGCGTCTCTACCGCGTCCCCGGCACGCGGCGATGGACCACGCTGCAGGACATCATCGAGCACAACCTGGACGAGCTCTTTCCCGGCATGGAGATTCTCAAGGTGCTGCCCTTCCGCGTCACCCGCAACGCGGAGATCGACAACGACAACGACGACGCCGATGATTTGCTCGAAGCGATCCAGCAGCAACTGCGCGAGCGCCGCTTCGCCCGCGTGGTGCGCATGGAGATTCCCTCCGACGCCAATCCGCGCATCCTCAAATTCCTGATGGACGAACTGGAGATCGACGAGGCGGACATCTACGAGTCCGATGGGCTGCTTGACTATGGCGCGCTCAACGAGATCGCCGACCTGGACGACGCCGATCTGCATTACACCCCCTGGACGCCGCTCAAGCCGGTGGACTACGACCACGGCAACTACGACCTCTTCGCGCGGATCCGTCGCGGCGACGTGCTGCTGCACCATCCCTACGAGAGCTTCGAGGCGAGCGTGGAGCAGTTCATCGAGCAGGCCGCCAAGGATCCCAAGGTGCTCTGCATCAAGCAGAGCCTCTACCGCACCAGCGGCGACAGTCCCTTCATCTCCAGCCTGATCCAGGCCGCGGAGAGCGGCAAGCAGGTCGCCGTGCTGGTGGAGCTGCGCGCCCGCTTCGACGAGGCCCGCAACATCCGCTGGGCCCGCAAGCTCGAAGACGCCGGCGTGCACGTCGCCTACGGCGTGGTCGGACTCAAGACCCACACCAAGACGGCGCTGGTGGTGCGCCAGGAAGCCGACGGCATCCGCTGCTACGGGCACATCGGCACCGGCAACTACAACTCCAAGACCGCCAAGCTTTACGAGGACATTGGTCTGCTGACCTGCCATCCCGAGATCACCGAGGACCTGACCGGCCTCTTCAACTACATGACGGGCCGCAGCCGCCAGCGCGACTACCAGCGCCTGCTGATCGCACCGGTGGCGATGAAGAAGCGATTCGTGCAGCTGATCGACCAGGAGATCGAGCTCACCAAGCCGGGCAGGCCGGGGCGGATCATCGCCAAGATGAACCAGCTCGAGGATCGCGGCATCATGGACGCGCTCTACAAGGCCAGCCAGGCGGGCGTGCAGATCGACCTGATCGTGCGCGGATTCTGCTGCCTGCGCCCGGGCGTGCCCGGCCTGAGCGAGAACATCCGCGTCCGCAGCATCGTCGGCCGTTTCCTCGAGCACAGCCGGATCTTCTGGTTCCAGGCGGGCAAGCAGGATCCGCTGGAGGGCGAGATGTACATCGGCAGCGCCGACTGGATGTACCGCAACCTGCAGACGCGCGTCGAGGCGGCCACGCCGATCCTGCTGGCGGAGCATCGCGCCCGTCTCTGGGAAGTCATCCAGACCTGCCTCAACGATTGCCGCCAGGCCTGGCAGATGCGCGGCGACGGGACCTACGAGCGCGTCCGCTGGGATCACCTCGACGCCGCCGATCCCCGCGCCATCGGCGTGCATCAGTTCCTGATGAACAGCGAAACCCAGCGGCACCGCCGGCTTTCTCACCCGAACACGTTGTGA